AGAAGGAGGTGGTTGGTCAGAGTCCTAGTTCAAGTAGGGATCAAGGGCCTGACTTGTCAGAAACAGGAGATAATGAGATGGATGATAGAGTCTATACCATTGATTCTATCCATCACAGTGTATCTCAGAGTGATGTTTCTGAGCAGAAGTTTAAGGATGATGGCTGTGGAGATAAATTGAATCAGCCTGATGATCATAGTGATCCTGGGATAACGAAGCTCTACGCGAGGCTTCAAGCGCTAGAGGCTGACAGGGAATCGATGAGACAGGCGATTGTGTCTATGAGGACTGAGAAAGCTCAGATGGTTCTTTTGAAAGAGATTGCGCAACATCTATCGAAGGATATGGTTCCTGAACGGAGATTGCCTCTGCAGAAAGCGTCTGCTGTTGGAGCATTCAGTTTCATCTCTCTCTTTAAGGTGAGATTTTCTAGTATACCAATCAATGTGGTGTGATCTTTAATATTATATTCTGATAGGAAACAGCTTAGCTGATTCTTGTGGTTGTTTCTTGTGCAGTGGATCACATCTTTTCTTTTCTGGAGAATGAGGGCTCGTCGAAGCAAGTAAGCAAAACTCAGTCTTGAACTTTGATTAGCTTGTGCTTTCACGTAATGAATAATTGCGAAATAACAAAAGACAAAGATCCTTGTACAGACTTGGAAGTTGTATACTTATGCAAGCATCCTTGTGTTCAAAATGCAGGTACATGAACGGGATGCAACGAAGCAACATGGGGTTGCAAATACTTCTAGAAACGACTCCACGGATACGGCAATGGAGATGTCTCTCAAGAACGCAAGTGTGAAACAGATCACATTCTCCAACTCGGTGAATCTGAAGGCTCTTAATGTGAATATACTGGGAGTAACATCACTCTCCCATCATCATTCATGGTtgctgagaaaaaaaaatgttttctctGTGTGcagtttctttctttattttgcATTTGCCATATATTTCATTTGTTATTTGGGGGTTTGAAATTGCATAATGTCTTGAAATGAGGTTTGATTATTGTCTAAAAGCTTGTCTTTTTATACTATAAGCTGTGTATAATTTTTCCCACATTCTTGTTTGGGTTTTCTCTGGCAAAGTCAATCCTTTAATGAAGCTACTACCATCAACAAagttttatttctctttttgtttctaCAAGGTTATAGATTATCAAAATCTAATCAATTCCGGTTTAACCGGTTCGACCGAAGAGATTGCGCAATCGAATTTTCTTATTCCGGTTTAGTAGTCACTTgttaaaacccaaaaccctcGCCGCAGAAGCTGATTGATACGCCGTCACAAGATGCCGAACTCGCTGCTAGCCTCTCGTAACAGGCGGCGTAGATCCAAATCCAAATCCAAAAGACAAAAGCTCATTGAGAATCAACGTGAGCCTCAATGTCAAGAGACGGCACtaacagaggaagaggaagaagaagatgaaggaaACGGGTTCAAGCTCAAAACTTCAGCCAAGCACGGAGTCCAACCTCTCGGTAACCTCTACTTCGTCAACAAGGGCGCCGTCAACGTGCGAAACACCGGTCTAGGCAACCTCCATGTCCTCACCGACGAGCTCGTTTTAGAAATCCTAGCTCTCCTCGACGCGACCCATCTCGGCGTTTTATCCACCGTCACCAAATCCTTCTACGTATTCGCCAACCACGAGCCTCTCTGGAGAAACCTCGTCTTGGAAGAGCTAAAAGGAGACTTTTTGTTCGCCGGATCGTGGAAAGCCACCTATGTAGCTGCTTCCCATCCCAAGTTTCAGAGCTCTGGTGAATCTGTTTTGAAGATCAGAGATTTCTACTCTGATTACCTCTTCCAGAGCTGGCTATGCGCGAATCTCGAGATGAAACGGGAGTGGCTTGAACGAGATAACATCACCCGCGTGAGAGGCCTTTCCGTTGAAGACTTCATCACTAACTTCGAGGAACCGAATAAGCCTGTTTTATTGGAAGGGTGTTTGGATGACTGGGGTGCGGTTAAGAAATGGAGTAAAGAGTATCTGAGTGACGTGGCTGGTGACGTGGAGTTCGCTGTTGGTCCGGTTGAGATGAAGCTCGAGAACTACTTTAAGTACTCCGACGGAGTTACCGAGGAGAGGCCGTTGTACTTGTTTGATCCCAAGTTTGCTGAGAAAGTCCCCGTTTTGGATTCGGAGTATGAGGCTCCTGTTTATTTTAGAGACGACTTGTTTAGTGTTTTGGGAAACGAGCGGCCTGATTATAGATGGATTATCATCGGACCGTCCGGGTCTGGTTCTTCTTTCCACATTGATCCTAACTCGACCTCTGCTTGGAACGCGGTGATCACGGGTTCGAAGAAGTGGGTTTTGTTCCCGCCGGATGTGGTTCCTCCGGGTGTGCATCCGAGTCCTGATGGAGCGGAGGTGGCGTGTCCTGTTTCGATAATGGAGTGGTTTATGAACTTTTATGGTGATactaggagttggaagaagaggCCTGTTGAGTGTGTGTGCAAAGCTGGGGAGGTGATGTTTGTTCCTAATGGATGGTGGCATCTGGTGATTAATTTGGAGGAATCTATTGCTATTACTCAGAACTATGTTAGCAGGTAAATGATTTTTTCTATACTGGCTCCTTAGTTGGATGCCTCGTTGAAATTAATAAAGTTGACAACTCATTAGCTATCGACACAAGTTTACAAGTAGCAAAGATTTGATGTAATTAGAATATCAAAAgtatatttaatgtttttttagttACATTATTTGGGAGTTATATGTACATAGGTTGCAGCAACTATTGATTTATGGAATGTAATTTAGTAATTATGAATTGAGTTGTGGTCTGATTGGTAAAACATTACGTTATGCAGGAGGAATCTATTGAATGTGTTGGAGTTTCTGAAGAAACCAAACGCTAAAGAGCTAGTCTCAGGAACAAACGACAGAGAGAACTTGCATGACAAGTTCAAGAAGGCCATCGAAGAAGCCTACCCAGGAACCATCCAAGAGCTAGAGAAGAAAGCAGAAGAAAAGAGAATAGCAGAAGAACAAAAAGTCACTTTCTGGGACGCTGCAACAGATTCCAAATCTGGTGCCTTCAAGTTTTCTTTCTAAACACAAACATCAACtccaaaattttttattgtaacattttctttttcatgAGGAACAACAACAAACAATCTATGTGCTCTATAAAGTTTAATCCTTTATAAATGAAACAGACCGTTATAAAGTTTAATCCTttataaagtttcaaactttaacTTAACCTCAGAGAATGAGTAGCAGCACTGTGCTCAACACTCTTCGTTCGAAACACCCGAAGCTAGCTTTACTCCAAACCTGCTCCTCCTTCACCGACCTCAAGATCATCCATGGCTTCCTCATACGAACCCACCTCATCTCCGACGTCTTCGTCGCCAGccgtctcctctctctctcctccaacTCCACTGAATACGCACACAGAATCTTCTCCCAGATCCAAAGTCCGAACCTTTTCGTCTTCAACCTCCTCATCCGCACCTTCTCCACAAGCCCAGAAGCTAGCAAAGCTTACAACTTCTACACCCAGATGCTGAGACTCTGCATCCCCCCGGATAACATCACGTTCCCGTTTCTAATCAAAGCCTCCGCTGAGATGGAGTGCGTGAGAACAGGAGAGCAGATTCATTCGCACGTCGTTAGATTCGGGTTCCAAAACGATGTTTATGTGGAGAACTCGCTTGTTCACATGTACGCCACTTGCGGGTTGATAGCATCTGCTGGGAGAGTCTTCGGAGCGATGTCGTTTCGAAATGTGGTTTCTTGGACTTCGATGGTGGATGGGTATTGCAAATGCGGGTTGGTTGATGACGCGCGAGAGATGTTCGACGAAATGCCTCACAGAAATTTAGTGACGTGGAGTATCATGATTAATGGGTATGCGAAGAGTAACCGTTTCGAGGAAGCGGTTGAGTTGTTCGAAGTGATGAAACGTGAAGGCGTTGTCGCGAACGAGACGGTTATGGTGAGTGTTGTTTCCTCTTGTGCTCATTTGGGAGCGCTTGGGGTTGGAGTAAGGGCGCATGAGTACGTGGTTGAGAATGGCATGGGTGTGAATCTTGTTCTAGGGACGGCTCTTGTGGAGATGTACTGGAGGTGCGGGGAGATGGAGAAGGCGGTTAGTGTGTTTCAGGAGTTGGATGAGAAGGATAGCTTGAGCTGGAGTTCGATTATCAAAGGCCTTGCGGTGCACGGACATGGTCACAAGGCGGTTGGTTACTTCTCTGAAATGGTTAGGTTAGGTTTTGTGCCTAGAGATGTTACGTTCACTGCTGTTCTTTCTGCTTGTAGTCACGGTGGGTTAGTTGAGAAAGGTTTTGAAATATATGAGATGATGAAAAGAGTATATGGGATTGAGCCTAGATTAGAGCATTATGGTTGTATTGTTGACATGCTTGGCCGTGCTGGAGAGCTAGCAGAAGCTGAGAGGTTTATCGAAAAAATGCCGGTGAAGCCGAATGCTCCTATATTAGGAGCTTTGCTTGGAGCGTGTAAGATTTATAAGAACGCTGAGGTGGCGGAAAGAGTAGGAAACATGTTGTTAGAGGTGAAACCAGAGCACAGTGGTTACTATGTCCTGCTCTCGAATATCTACGCGTGTGCAGGGAAATGGGAGAAGATCGAGAGGTTGAGGGAGATGATGAAGGAGAAGCTTGTTAGGAAACCGCCAGCGTGGAGTTTGATAGAGATTGATGGGAAGATAAACAAGTTCTCCATGGGAGATGATCATCCTGAAATGGGTAAGATCAGAAGGAAGTGGGAAGAGATTTTGAGGAAGATAAGATTGGTAGGGTATAAGGGGAACACAGAGGATGCGTTTTTCGATGTGGACGAGGAAGAGAAGGAGAGTGCAATTCATATGCATAGCGAGAAGCTTGCGATTGCGTATGGTATGATGAAGACAAAGCCTGGTACAGTTATTAGGATAGTGAAGAACTTGAGGGTGTGTGAGGATTGCCATACGGTAACAAAGCATATCTCTGAGGTTTATGGTAGAGAGTTTATTGTAAGAGATCGGAACAGGTTTCATCATTTTAGAAATGGATTGTGTTCATGCAGAGATTATTGGTGACAGTTGCTTCACTTctttatgtttttgtatttcTTATGGAGGATCTGTGATTTTCAATAGCATAGTAtgttacatttttttgtaaccacCTTTTATATTCTatgattctacattttttatatagatatattatgtgataTCAATATGTTGCAAATCAAAACATAGACAGATCGAGTAAGTTGATGGAGTAGGTTCAGTCGTAATGCATATAATACTAGTAGTTTTAGTCATGTAAATATCTACTTGTATAAGAGATATATACAGAAGAAAAGGTTTAGCATTTCAAGTTTATGTAATTGACTTAAGCATATAGGGATACTTCCATATAAAAACGAGAGGAGGGGCGGTGCCGTCCTTTAGGAGAAGAAGCCACGTGACAAAGAGTCTTTTCTGTTGGTCCCATTATACCAAATGGCAAAACTGATTGAAATTGTATAATCTGATTGTGGTTTAGGCATAATTTAAACATTTCTATAAatatctcgttttttttttgaatgaatgttaaatttattcagataaaaaaaacttttttacaaCTTGTGTGACTTTCTTGTTTTTGTAAAAGAGACAACtcaaaactattaaaccttctTCCAAATCTCTATCGTGAAGCAAACCATATTCTCATGCCATGAGGATATATAGCTCCAATTCTGGCCCGTGCTGAATCGATGCTGAATCGATGCGGTTCCGTATGTGCTTATCAACATAAGCAATCAGAAGAGTTGGCTCATGTGATGGTTGACCATGCTTCCTTCCAttaatttctctctctccataTCATAAATATCTCGTTTTGTATTTAGAAGCTtggttattttttcttaaaatttcccGTTAACACCACGGTTAGAAAATTGTttctaaaccaaaataaaactaCAACTAAGCgaagatattttagtttttctacATTAAAACACTATTCAAAGTTAGATAAAAATTTGATTAACTACTCATAAAATACAGTAAAATACAATTAGTCACAAAGTCAAACAAATTTATTGTgtacaaataaaataacatgttttataaaataaaaataaaagagcttcttaaaatattttaaattataaaacagaAGGATTAGTAAATACATACATGTTCTATGTCTAATTTGtattattagttatttttataaacGAATAAAATAACAGTAGGAGATGGCTCGCCAAGTCGACAACTAACGTTTCAACTACCGACCAGACATTGTGGGGAAGGACAAGGGCTCTCTCCATCTCTTTGAGTCTTCTTGACTCATCTTCGCACTAGTCTCACCACGTGTATGCATTCTTATTCATCTCTTGTGGCTACTTGTCCCCACTTACACATGTATCCTCCTGATCAAGactattttattttgtgagTGTGTTTACTACAGCTAATTAATATTTAacgtggattttttttttctgaaggcAAATAAAAACTGGAATTTTTGCGCTATACAGGATCCAATTacagaaatgaacaaaatgtaGGTATCAATAGAAGCCGTTTTATCATttcagaaggaagaagaaaacaaaatattgggTTTGCTGCATTTATTGGCTTTGTAATTTAACTCAACACATCGATCTTTTGGCAAAATCACAACATGTCCGTAGCTATCTCGCACCACTGTACGTGACTATACACGCTGAGGCAGTACAAACATTTACACATAACGTACCAAATTATACATTCAATTATAGTGTTGACCTCACAtgacaattaatttattattgtacCTTTGGTAGACGTACGTAAGTCAATTGAAAgtctattttaaagaaaatacttATTAAAACTAGCATGGGTTGGAACCATCCCAGTTTTAGAAAACCAATATACACCACTTAAACTAATTCACTATAAACttttgacaaattttttttactacaaATATACTATTCATCCTTGCATAAAATTAGGGTTTGCAGCAATATCATAGTCGGGTCCTTACATATAATTAGGCATTGTAGCCATTATGTTAGAGGTGGTTAGATCCAACGTACGGTTGATTTTGATTTGTCAAGCTAGCTTTCTCAGTTGTAAGGGAGTTGTTACTATGAAAGAAACTAATCTAGACACAAGGACAGTGCACTGGATCTAGTACCTTCGTAAGTCATTTTGTGCGGCGTCAAATTTAATAGATGGAAACAATATTTAGAGGCTATATACTCTTGCGTACTTCGAAGTATCATAGGGGAAAAAAGAACGGTCATAGTACAAGTCCTTTTTGGAGTCTTGTTTCTTAGAACAAATCTCTACTTACCGTGTCTACTTAATTGGTGATCTTAACTTTCactgatttaattaattatcatcGATTATATATGTGATGCTGATATGGTAAACATTGCATCAAATTAAAAGAATGTGAAACCTAGCTAATTTACAGTCAATGTGTTTCGTTATGGTAAACTACATATATCCATTATCCAGTAAGGACTATTACGAGTCACTGATTGTCTTTTGTTGGATGGATAATTGATaagtttgatatattttaacTCAAAAGGGGCATTGATCTATATCAACCATGTATTACTTTGGTTTCATCTCAAACTTTTTAGTGTAGGATTTCTAACAATAACTTCTTGAAAAAAATGATGTGACTAGCGCATTGATGTGGGTTCTCCAGCTCTAGTGGTACGTTTGATTTACTAAGAGTACCAGGGAGTAGGCAAGAAATCTTAATTGGCACTTCACCTAGATTTCCATAGGTTGATTTGGAGAGTGATTCGATCGGTCAAGTGGTCAGTAGCTACAATATTACCGTTTATGTGTATATTATATAGCAAAGACATGCATGTGTATATTTATCTTCGTCCATACGTACGtatctattaattattttatattttaatgctttgagaaaaataaatataaataatacatatatcaaaatattatttatatttaattcaaaatttacGTTTATAATTTGAGCACTTGTACACACGTTCAAGATACAGACTTTACATATACATGATATATCATTAAGACGAAAAAAGTAGTAAGAAATAATCCAATAACGCAgatgaaaatgcaaaaaaaaaaaatgaagaatacTGTGAATGATCATATATGAAATTGATATAGCTTACATAGATGATAGatgtaataaatatagaaatacatATGAAGAGTATGTGAATTATCATACAGATTTACTGATCTTATAAGTATGGCCAATAAAGACGTAACATTTACGAAGATATGACGATAATACGTACGAAAATCCCTAACGAAAGCTAAATAAATCTgaaaactaactaaataaagaaaaacaaaacaagaagttTGGGTACACAAAGCATAATTGACATGAAGAAAGCATCCAAAACCAACTTTTTATAAGAAGTGCCCTCTCCCGTAGGTAACATGAGATGCAACCAAAGCCTCACAATATTTTCGTACATTTTCCAAGaatacaaaactaacatgtAAAACATAACTgtctatttattttatcttctctTGCTGTCTTTCGTCATGGCTAATCTGATAAGCTAATTAGGTTAAAAGGAAATTAATGCTAAAAATACAGAAATTAA
Above is a window of Brassica napus cultivar Da-Ae chromosome A10, Da-Ae, whole genome shotgun sequence DNA encoding:
- the LOC106419303 gene encoding F-box protein At5g06550-like encodes the protein MPNSLLASRNRRRRSKSKSKRQKLIENQREPQCQETALTEEEEEEDEGNGFKLKTSAKHGVQPLGNLYFVNKGAVNVRNTGLGNLHVLTDELVLEILALLDATHLGVLSTVTKSFYVFANHEPLWRNLVLEELKGDFLFAGSWKATYVAASHPKFQSSGESVLKIRDFYSDYLFQSWLCANLEMKREWLERDNITRVRGLSVEDFITNFEEPNKPVLLEGCLDDWGAVKKWSKEYLSDVAGDVEFAVGPVEMKLENYFKYSDGVTEERPLYLFDPKFAEKVPVLDSEYEAPVYFRDDLFSVLGNERPDYRWIIIGPSGSGSSFHIDPNSTSAWNAVITGSKKWVLFPPDVVPPGVHPSPDGAEVACPVSIMEWFMNFYGDTRSWKKRPVECVCKAGEVMFVPNGWWHLVINLEESIAITQNYVSRRNLLNVLEFLKKPNAKELVSGTNDRENLHDKFKKAIEEAYPGTIQELEKKAEEKRIAEEQKVTFWDAATDSKSGAFKFSF
- the LOC106419300 gene encoding pentatricopeptide repeat-containing protein At5g06540-like, producing the protein MSSSTVLNTLRSKHPKLALLQTCSSFTDLKIIHGFLIRTHLISDVFVASRLLSLSSNSTEYAHRIFSQIQSPNLFVFNLLIRTFSTSPEASKAYNFYTQMLRLCIPPDNITFPFLIKASAEMECVRTGEQIHSHVVRFGFQNDVYVENSLVHMYATCGLIASAGRVFGAMSFRNVVSWTSMVDGYCKCGLVDDAREMFDEMPHRNLVTWSIMINGYAKSNRFEEAVELFEVMKREGVVANETVMVSVVSSCAHLGALGVGVRAHEYVVENGMGVNLVLGTALVEMYWRCGEMEKAVSVFQELDEKDSLSWSSIIKGLAVHGHGHKAVGYFSEMVRLGFVPRDVTFTAVLSACSHGGLVEKGFEIYEMMKRVYGIEPRLEHYGCIVDMLGRAGELAEAERFIEKMPVKPNAPILGALLGACKIYKNAEVAERVGNMLLEVKPEHSGYYVLLSNIYACAGKWEKIERLREMMKEKLVRKPPAWSLIEIDGKINKFSMGDDHPEMGKIRRKWEEILRKIRLVGYKGNTEDAFFDVDEEEKESAIHMHSEKLAIAYGMMKTKPGTVIRIVKNLRVCEDCHTVTKHISEVYGREFIVRDRNRFHHFRNGLCSCRDYW